TGCTTCATATCGTCTAAAATGGTTTCCAGTTCTATGACTTCCCTCACATCGTTGGCTTTATGAATGTAGTCCAAAATCTGGCGGACTTCTTCATGGAAAGGCACAGACTCCTGCATGAAATATAGCGAGTTCTTCTTAATTTCCTCGATGTCGACGACATGCGCTTCTGAGAACAGAGATTGGTAAAATTCGTGCACTTGTTCTCGTGGAACATAAGAACTATCAAGatatttcttgaactcctCTGGAAGACTATCTTCGACATCCAAAGTATTGGAAGTTAGTCGAAGTTCCTTGCGGATCAGATTTTTAGCAAAATTTAATTTCGCACAGTAAAAGCTCTTACCAAACCTAATTGAATCATCTTCCCACTCCTTCCATTTCCatgaaaaattgaagttaCTCATCTGAATTGAAAACCAATCCAGGTATCTGGACTTTAGCTCTAGGTCGAGATTATCCAAATTGTTGTAAAAGAATCTGAAAGCACGACCGAAAACCGGCGCAATAGCCTTTGGAGAGTTTTGACAAATCTCAACCAAGAGAGTGTAAAAATAAGCAAATGGCTGAGATACATCTGGCAGTTTAAAAATCAGGCCCAAAATTGTTTCGATAGCAAGGTCCTCAATCTTGAAGGTCGTGGCCAAGGGGTTCTCCTCGTACGTTGCGGCCAATTGAGCAATTGATTCACCTGGCTCGGCGAAGATGCCAGGTTTGAAAAATAAGTCCAACGTAATCACTTGTCTTGCCACCTCTTTTCTATTGAATTCCATGCTTTCTGTGATATCAATAATAATATCGTTAAGTAGTTGGCCTGCATAGGTAGTCACTGGGACGACTGTCTCAAAATCACCTGCAGAATTTGGCAAATAAACGTGGAAGGCATACCTAGGATTCTTCCACATGCTGTCAACAGAGCCGAAACCCATATCAAGCCCACTGAAAGGTTTCAGAATTTCCGCCGAAGGCAATTCGAAGGCTTCGTTGAACCCATGTTCATTTTTTTGCTCTGGTAATAGATGTCGCAAGTCAGGGAACAAGCGAGAAAGCTGCTCCATATTGTTCGCCAATGCACGCTTAACATTTGACAGGACGCCTTCTACTAACTCGTAGCTTTCATACGGACTATTCTTGTTGTATTCCTTCAGCAAACTAATATCAGTCTTTTTGACTTCGTATTCGCTTTCGACAAAAGAGATCATCTCTTCCACTCTATTTTGGAgattttcatcttctctgttgaagaaaaataAGTAAGGAATGTTCAACAATGTATTTGTGTAAAGTTCTTCCGACAAAGCATTTCTTTTCGAACCCTCCATCTTATTCAATTCAACACTTAACTGAAAAAACTTCTGGTAGAGCCCTAACGGGTCATCCTTTAAGAGAATTGGCGATAATAGCGACAGGAATCTAAGTAACAGTTTAGCCTTGTTCCAAGGTCCCGTCTCATTTGATCTCACTTCGAAATTCTCATCAATACTCTCTTTACAGCAATTCTGCAATTCCTCGAAGAAGTAATTGATCACGCTCTTGGCAGCCACCTCGTTTCTACCGTTCACTACCATGGTTAAGAGAGCGATAGCAGGCTGCTTATGAGGCTGCTCGAGAACAACAGCACGGAACGTTTTTAACAAGGCGTTGTTAAAATAGTCTTCGTGTCCATACTCGTTGACTATGGCATCACTCAAAAATTTGATGTCCTCTTCAAATGCCTTGACCGATTCACCAATTGTTCTGATATCTGGCATCATTTCCTTGCAAAGTTGCACAACTGGCGGAAGCCTCTGTCTCTTGGGAACACGAGGTCTAAAATCACGGTATCCCTCATCCTCGTCGAAATCTAAAGGtaaaatcatcttctgttAGTTTTCTGATGATGGCCGGCTAGCAAGATGTCAGGTTTCCCAAAGGTCTGTGAACGATTTTATCCAGAATCTCACAAACTTCTCTCTCTTTATCTCCAATCAAGTGAGCTGCAGGATCAATATGCCACAAAAGCTGGGACTGCATCCTTAATTGGGCGACACCATTTACTGGCACTGACGCGCCTGAAAAAGCTAAGCTCGGTGCTTGACGAAAAATTCAGCATGCGAAAAGTCTGGAGGTAAATAACCCATGAGACCCATTAGGTAAAAATAGCAAACAtaccagctcttcttttcttgccaAACATTGCAAAGGGTCTCTCTAAGCTCTATATGAGCcttctttccttctttatGGCAAGGGTGTCTTATTGACTTACTATATCATATATAGTGTAGATTGCATACTGGGCttgatttttttcttcaaatgcgCAGTGTCACGTACCAAATGATTTCTACTTACTTACTGACAGTTGGTCTTTAAGCTGTGATACCTCAGCGTCTTTCAGTGCTAGTTGATCGTTTAATGCGGATATCTTCTGTAGAAGTTCGATGGAGCTAGGCTTAGCGCCGTTTTCCGTCAGCAAAACTTGCTCTTCGGCGATAAACCTCTTCAGACGCTCGTTGTTCAGCTGTTGAATAAGTTCTACAATCTTGGATGACTTTTTGCGCAGTTCAGTCTCGAAGTCTGCTAAAGAGAATGGATTTTCCCCCTGGGTAGCTTCATTGGAGTTCTTCAgttgttcttcaagtacAGTCTCTCTTTTTATTGATTCTGCTAGTTCCATGGAAACGAGTGTTAGCTCACTCATCAACTCTTTGTTTTCAGATAGAATATGCAGCTGCTCCCCCGAGATCGTGATAGTTTTGAACTTATTTATCTCAAGTagctcatcctcttcgGCGAAACTTGGCACATAAGGTTTCCCTAATGTGTTGTCGAATATAAATGCGTCGGGATCGTCTTGCGCTTCAGAACTTTTCGCAAGTCTGTCTTCGCTCCCATTGTTCTTGTATCTTCCCAGTGCTGGGCCGCCTTCTCTGTTGCGCACCAATGTATAATGAGAAGATTCTGAATTCGGTATGCTGTTCATACTCAGGCGACTGGAGCTCTTATTCAGAGCTATTTGAGAGTCGTTTTCCTTGTTCAAGCTGCTCGTTGATAGCTTCCTCAAAAACTCTTTGGCTTTTATCATAGAGGAGCGTTTTGCTCTTCTCTCTGTGCTTGCCATTTCAGTTAGAGTATCATCTCTCAAAGAAGCGTCTTTATCTTCAGCGAGCGCCTCAGTGGGATCATGTTGTCCTGCTGTGGGGAACTCCTGGGCAGTAACGAACATGCTCCTATTCTTTTCCTCCAGCTGGTACATTCCACTCGGATTCGCAAGCCTTCGCTTCTCCGGAGAATCACTGAAAACTGACACGAACGTTCCCATTGAAACTCTGTTATGCAAATCGACCTTGGTTGTCGTACTGTGGTCATCCACGGAGAGCGATCGCAGCCCATTCTCTAGCGTCGGAGATGGATCAAGGTCTATATCCTTTTTGTCCACGGCCAACCTCTGCTGGCCAGAAGCCTGCTCTTCCTTTGGTAGTTCTgtctttttctccttctgaGTCAATTCTTGCCTTATGAGAGCTTCCTGCTCTCTGAACACCCGTTCTTTCTCCCACAGTTCTCTCTCTCTCTCTGCCAGAAGCCGTTCCTTCTCTCTCAAGTCCTTCTGCTGCGGGGCAGACAACTGTATGACGTTCAATTGACCTCTCGTATCGTCTCTAGCGGTTGGGGCTGCCTTCACAGGTTGCGGTGGCAAGTTATCTGACGACAAACCATGCGGTTGTCCGTAGGCCTGTTGCTGGGGCCGCGGTTGGAAGTTATTTACACCCGGCCTCATGTTTGGAGGTCTTACATTGGGCGACATGAGTGACATGGCACGCGGTCCGCCAACCGCCCCAGGCATGGGCCGATGGTTTGTGGGGCCGTAAAACGTACCTCTTTCGGGCTGAGCCGGTGGATGCATCATCGGACGTGATGGATCGCCAGCGTAAGGGGGCGGTGCTAGAAACCCCGGGTACATTTGATTCGGCTGTCTCATTGGATTGACGCTGCTATAGCCCTGCAAAGACATGGATCGGGCGTCGTTTGGTGTCTTCTGCGCTCTTGCCATCGCATTCATTGCAGATTTCTTCTGTGCTGTCAGATGTTTCCTGTACTCGACGTTGTTCATATTGCTATGTTCTCTGGTCACCAAAGTCGGAATTATAGGTGCTGTATCGCCCCCATAGCCGTATCTTTCACCACCCTTATTGCCGGAAGTCCTGATGTCGTTATACGTCATCATCGACATGCTATCATCCACAATCAcctcctcatcttcctccttaCCACCAAAACCGCCTTTACTCCTGCCATGATGCATCTTGGGTCCCTTGTGTCTGAAAAAACTCGATAAAGATTTTTGATTCAGCGAATAAGCTCTCCTCTCCGTTTCTTCGGGCCAAGGTCCACCGGAATACGGCTGTTGCTGGGGCATTCGATTCTGCATTCTTGGATATGGCTGCCGTGGCTGCGGAGGTCCTCTCGGTATCTCCTGAGAAACATCGATATTACCTACGTCActctggagaagatctCTTCGCATTTGGCCTCTCGAAGAGGTCATAGCAGACATTCCAGCATCCATATTAGCCCTTATTGTGCCAAATTTATCTGCTATGTAAAATACAGGCCTTCTAACGTAGCCATGGAAAACCCGACGCCAGAAAAATATACACTTAAATACAGATAAAAACGTAAAGAAAGCAGATGGTTGATTCTGAGACCAACGATTGACTATCTCTACATGCTACACAGTTTACTACagttttcttgatctcataGTTGAGGATTTTGGTTGTTCCTTCTCGGCAGCAGAAgcgatcttcttttcgGCAGGCTCCTGCTTGATGGAGCCCTCCAATTGCTCGTTGTTCTTGAGATCCACCGATTTCAGTTCGCGAATAAACCATATGACACAGACCCACAGACATAACGCAATGATGAAAAGGGCATAGAAATGGACATTGCCCTTCGTAGCGTAGATCAGCCAGATGAGAGTACTCAGAAGCGCGATGAACGAAACATGGGTAGCCACAATGAGTTGCGGCGTGGTTCCCGG
Above is a genomic segment from Torulaspora globosa chromosome 1, complete sequence containing:
- the PKR1 gene encoding Pkr1p (ancestral locus Anc_2.415); translated protein: MANFFVALWESIFQPGTTPQLIVATHVSFIALLSTLIWLIYATKGNVHFYALFIIALCLWVCVIWFIRELKSVDLKNNEQLEGSIKQEPAEKKIASAAEKEQPKSSTMRSRKL
- the STO1 gene encoding Sto1p (ancestral locus Anc_2.413), whose amino-acid sequence is MILPLDFDEDEGYRDFRPRVPKRQRLPPVVQLCKEMMPDIRTIGESVKAFEEDIKFLSDAIVNEYGHEDYFNNALLKTFRAVVLEQPHKQPAIALLTMVVNGRNEVAAKSVINYFFEELQNCCKESIDENFEVRSNETGPWNKAKLLLRFLSLLSPILLKDDPLGLYQKFFQLSVELNKMEGSKRNALSEELYTNTLLNIPYLFFFNREDENLQNRVEEMISFVESEYEVKKTDISLLKEYNKNSPYESYELVEGVLSNVKRALANNMEQLSRLFPDLRHLLPEQKNEHGFNEAFELPSAEILKPFSGLDMGFGSVDSMWKNPRYAFHVYLPNSAGDFETVVPVTTYAGQLLNDIIIDITESMEFNRKEVARQVITLDLFFKPGIFAEPGESIAQLAATYEENPLATTFKIEDLAIETILGLIFKLPDVSQPFAYFYTLLVEICQNSPKAIAPVFGRAFRFFYNNLDNLDLELKSRYLDWFSIQMSNFNFSWKWKEWEDDSIRFGKSFYCAKLNFAKNLIRKELRLTSNTLDVEDSLPEEFKKYLDSSYVPREQVHEFYQSLFSEAHVVDIEEIKKNSLYFMQESVPFHEEVRQILDYIHKANDVREVIELETILDDMKQKYGAVIRDFDRFVIVLLVQTVVYSGSRSLSHANKYISDLKDDMATIFGKLQMDNDAKEFLTVEAVLRFWNSNSQNGFLISDAFKHAGLIKPEAIFAFSFTEYDNKNNGLVDGTSIESTFRNLSQHSNNVECLEYVFERLCIITNETIAQLQVPAEEEIVCPTISDDMEIDLEEELPRLDLIWKYETSVSFIKSILRKYAAQYRPLADKLREGLSTAVPHQQTRNQFLTWIDEIYQI
- a CDS encoding uncharacterized protein (ancestral locus Anc_2.414); translation: MDAGMSAMTSSRGQMRRDLLQSDVGNIDVSQEIPRGPPQPRQPYPRMQNRMPQQQPYSGGPWPEETERRAYSLNQKSLSSFFRHKGPKMHHGRSKGGFGGKEEDEEVIVDDSMSMMTYNDIRTSGNKGGERYGYGGDTAPIIPTLVTREHSNMNNVEYRKHLTAQKKSAMNAMARAQKTPNDARSMSLQGYSSVNPMRQPNQMYPGFLAPPPYAGDPSRPMMHPPAQPERGTFYGPTNHRPMPGAVGGPRAMSLMSPNVRPPNMRPGVNNFQPRPQQQAYGQPHGLSSDNLPPQPVKAAPTARDDTRGQLNVIQLSAPQQKDLREKERLLAERERELWEKERVFREQEALIRQELTQKEKKTELPKEEQASGQQRLAVDKKDIDLDPSPTLENGLRSLSVDDHSTTTKVDLHNRVSMGTFVSVFSDSPEKRRLANPSGMYQLEEKNRSMFVTAQEFPTAGQHDPTEALAEDKDASLRDDTLTEMASTERRAKRSSMIKAKEFLRKLSTSSLNKENDSQIALNKSSSRLSMNSIPNSESSHYTLVRNREGGPALGRYKNNGSEDRLAKSSEAQDDPDAFIFDNTLGKPYVPSFAEEDELLEINKFKTITISGEQLHILSENKELMSELTLVSMELAESIKRETVLEEQLKNSNEATQGENPFSLADFETELRKKSSKIVELIQQLNNERLKRFIAEEQVLLTENGAKPSSIELLQKISALNDQLALKDAEVSQLKDQLSVSK